In Sulfitobacter albidus, the following proteins share a genomic window:
- a CDS encoding DUF2794 domain-containing protein has product MSFPPPPQTGMGVAATRAPDQVAFHRTELSVILSLYGRMVAAGEWRDYGISCLRDVAVFSVFRRTAEMPMYRIEKRPRLRGKQGQYAVIGLNGQILKRGNDLKTVLRVLERKLIRAVD; this is encoded by the coding sequence ATGAGCTTTCCACCCCCTCCCCAGACCGGAATGGGCGTCGCCGCGACGCGGGCGCCCGATCAGGTCGCTTTTCACCGCACCGAACTTTCGGTGATCCTGTCGCTTTACGGGCGCATGGTCGCTGCGGGCGAGTGGCGGGATTACGGGATTTCGTGCCTGCGCGATGTCGCCGTTTTTTCGGTATTCCGCCGCACGGCGGAAATGCCGATGTACCGCATAGAAAAGCGGCCCCGCCTGCGTGGCAAACAGGGGCAGTACGCGGTGATCGGGCTGAACGGCCAGATCCTCAAGCGCGGGAACGACCTGAAGACAGTTTTGCGCGTGCTTGAGCGCAAGCTTATCCGCGCGGTGGACTGA
- a CDS encoding C40 family peptidase: protein MSDPRLTPDPARMMQSEPAQVCVPLTDLMRQPGGPRDRQLLLGADVTLMDAQGSWAYVQAQADGYCGYVERHHLAAALAITHRIIAPATHAYLDADIKSADRTSLSHGSRVAATGQSDGFIETAHGHIPRQHLAPVDSLHDDPAEVAALFIGTPYLWGGNSRWGIDCSGLVQAACAACGLICPGDSDLQEGALGSEVTDDSPPQRNDLLFWKGHVALVYDAQTLIHANAHAMATVFEPLQDAIDRIAQADGPVTSHRRLAVSPPRG, encoded by the coding sequence GTGAGCGATCCGCGACTGACCCCCGATCCCGCACGGATGATGCAATCCGAGCCTGCGCAGGTCTGTGTGCCGCTCACCGATCTGATGCGCCAACCTGGCGGTCCACGCGACCGGCAACTGCTGTTGGGCGCGGATGTGACGCTAATGGATGCGCAAGGCTCCTGGGCCTACGTGCAGGCGCAGGCCGACGGCTATTGCGGCTATGTCGAGCGGCACCACCTCGCGGCGGCCCTTGCGATCACCCACCGGATCATCGCCCCCGCGACGCACGCCTATCTTGACGCGGACATCAAATCGGCGGACCGCACCAGCCTCAGCCATGGCAGCCGTGTGGCCGCCACAGGGCAAAGCGATGGCTTCATCGAAACCGCCCATGGCCATATCCCCCGTCAGCACCTCGCCCCCGTTGACAGCCTTCACGACGATCCGGCCGAGGTTGCGGCATTGTTCATCGGCACGCCGTACCTGTGGGGCGGCAACAGCCGTTGGGGCATCGACTGCTCTGGTCTGGTACAGGCGGCGTGTGCAGCCTGCGGCCTGATCTGCCCCGGCGACAGCGATCTGCAAGAGGGCGCGCTTGGGTCCGAAGTGACGGACGACAGCCCACCCCAGCGCAATGATCTGCTGTTTTGGAAAGGGCACGTGGCGCTTGTCTATGACGCGCAGACGCTGATCCACGCCAATGCGCACGCCATGGCCACCGTGTTCGAGCCGCTTCAGGACGCCATAGACCGCATCGCACAGGCGGACGGACCGGTGACAAGCCACCGTCGTCTCGCGGTCAGTCCACCGCGCGGATAA
- a CDS encoding leucyl aminopeptidase family protein, translating into MPPRFATDPAAAIATHVIASDDLESWLSDQPERVRTWVGASGFTGALGQSLTLPGEDGAIAAALIGYGTDARRKRGRFALAQAAPRLPKGSYRIDSGLPEDVAEIEALGWLLSAYRFDRYKDKSPMNAQLIAPGGVDAARIEAIAEGEYLTRDLINTPASDMGPPDLEKAARDLAQEHGADISVITGEALLEANLPMIHTVGRAADRAPRLVDMRWGDAGPTLTLVGKGVCFDTGGLNLKPAASMGLMKKDMGGAAAVLGLAHMLMATGARLRLRVLIPAVENSVSGNAFRPQDVLTSRKGLTVEINNTDAEGRLVLADALALADEEKPDQIISMATLTGAARVAVGPDLAPYFSDDPLFVTALEAAAAGVADPVWRLPFHDPYESMIEPDVADLDNAPKGGFAGTITAALFLRRFVTDSRYAHFDIYGWQPSAAPARAKGGVGQGTRALLEALPGILSR; encoded by the coding sequence ATGCCGCCGCGTTTTGCGACCGATCCCGCCGCCGCCATTGCGACCCATGTCATCGCCAGTGACGACCTCGAAAGCTGGCTTTCCGATCAACCCGAACGGGTGCGCACCTGGGTGGGTGCCAGCGGCTTCACCGGCGCGCTGGGGCAATCGCTGACCCTGCCCGGCGAGGATGGCGCGATCGCCGCCGCCCTCATCGGCTACGGGACCGACGCACGCCGCAAGCGGGGGCGCTTTGCCCTCGCACAGGCGGCGCCGCGCCTGCCCAAGGGCAGCTACAGGATCGACAGCGGCCTGCCGGAGGACGTGGCGGAGATCGAAGCGCTGGGTTGGCTGCTCTCCGCCTACCGCTTTGACCGGTACAAGGATAAATCCCCCATGAACGCGCAGCTGATCGCGCCCGGCGGCGTCGATGCCGCGCGGATCGAAGCGATCGCCGAGGGTGAATATCTGACCCGTGATCTCATCAACACACCCGCTTCCGACATGGGCCCCCCGGATCTTGAAAAGGCGGCGCGCGATCTGGCTCAGGAACACGGCGCTGACATTTCGGTCATCACCGGCGAGGCGCTGCTGGAGGCCAATCTACCAATGATCCACACCGTTGGCCGCGCCGCCGACCGGGCGCCGCGCCTCGTTGACATGCGCTGGGGCGACGCCGGGCCGACGCTGACGCTGGTGGGCAAGGGCGTGTGTTTTGACACCGGCGGGCTGAACCTGAAACCGGCCGCGTCCATGGGCCTGATGAAAAAGGACATGGGCGGCGCCGCCGCCGTGCTGGGCCTGGCGCATATGCTCATGGCCACGGGCGCAAGGTTGCGCCTGCGCGTGCTGATCCCGGCGGTCGAAAACTCAGTGTCGGGCAATGCGTTCCGTCCGCAGGACGTGCTGACCTCGCGCAAGGGGCTGACGGTCGAGATCAACAATACCGATGCCGAGGGGCGGCTGGTGCTGGCCGACGCACTGGCGCTGGCGGATGAGGAGAAGCCGGACCAGATCATCTCGATGGCGACGCTGACGGGGGCCGCGCGCGTGGCCGTAGGCCCCGACCTTGCGCCCTATTTCAGCGATGATCCGCTGTTTGTCACGGCGCTTGAAGCCGCCGCCGCCGGTGTCGCCGATCCCGTCTGGCGCCTGCCGTTCCACGACCCCTACGAGAGCATGATCGAACCCGATGTGGCCGATCTGGACAACGCGCCCAAGGGTGGCTTTGCCGGGACAATCACCGCGGCCCTGTTCCTGCGCCGGTTTGTCACCGACAGCCGCTACGCGCATTTCGACATCTACGGCTGGCAGCCCAGCGCCGCACCCGCGCGGGCCAAGGGAGGTGTCGGGCAAGGCACCCGCGCGCTGCTGGAGGCACTCCCCGGGATCCTCTCGCGGTGA